The Hydrogenophaga crocea genome contains a region encoding:
- the icd gene encoding NADP-dependent isocitrate dehydrogenase gives MYQHIQVPAQGQKITVNADRSLQVPDEPIVPYIVGDGVGVDVTPVMLKVVNAAVEKAYGGRRKIHWMEVYAGEKATRLYGPDVWLPDETVAAVKEYVVSIKGPLTTPVGGGIRSLNVALRQALDLYVCLRPVRYFKGVPSPLKEPHKTNMVIFRENSEDIYAGIEYEAGSPQAKKLIRFLHDELGADNIRFPESSALGVKPVSVEGSERLVRKAIQYAIDHDKPSVTLVHKGNIMKFTEGGFREWGYALARREFGAELIDGGPWCRVMNPRTGRQIVIKDAITDAFFQQVLMRPAEYAVIATLNLNGDYISDAVAAQVGGIGIAPGANMSDSVACFEATHGTAPRYAGKDYVNPGSSILSAEMMLRHIGWKEAANLIIDAMEKAIQTKKVTYDFARLMDGAMQVSCSGFGEVMIEQM, from the coding sequence ATGTACCAGCACATCCAGGTGCCCGCGCAGGGCCAGAAGATCACCGTCAACGCCGACAGGTCGCTGCAGGTGCCCGACGAGCCCATCGTGCCCTACATCGTGGGCGACGGCGTGGGCGTGGACGTGACGCCGGTGATGCTCAAGGTGGTGAACGCCGCGGTCGAGAAGGCCTACGGCGGGCGCCGCAAGATCCACTGGATGGAGGTCTACGCGGGCGAGAAGGCCACGCGGCTGTACGGTCCCGATGTGTGGCTGCCCGACGAAACCGTGGCCGCGGTGAAGGAGTACGTGGTGTCCATCAAGGGGCCGCTGACCACGCCCGTGGGCGGCGGCATCCGCTCGCTCAACGTGGCGCTGCGCCAGGCGCTCGACCTCTATGTCTGCCTGCGCCCCGTGCGGTACTTCAAGGGCGTGCCCTCGCCGCTGAAAGAGCCGCACAAGACCAACATGGTGATCTTCCGCGAGAACTCCGAAGACATCTACGCCGGCATCGAATACGAGGCCGGCTCGCCGCAGGCGAAGAAGCTCATCCGCTTCCTGCACGACGAGCTCGGCGCGGACAACATCCGATTCCCCGAGAGCTCGGCGCTGGGCGTCAAGCCGGTGTCGGTCGAGGGCAGCGAGCGCCTGGTGCGCAAGGCCATCCAGTACGCGATCGACCACGACAAGCCCAGCGTCACGCTCGTGCACAAGGGCAACATCATGAAATTCACCGAAGGCGGCTTCCGCGAGTGGGGCTACGCGCTGGCGCGCCGCGAATTCGGGGCCGAGTTGATCGATGGCGGCCCTTGGTGCCGCGTCATGAACCCCCGCACCGGCCGCCAGATCGTGATCAAGGACGCGATCACCGACGCTTTCTTCCAACAGGTGCTGATGCGCCCGGCCGAGTACGCGGTGATCGCCACGCTCAACCTCAACGGCGACTACATCTCCGACGCGGTGGCCGCGCAGGTGGGGGGCATCGGCATCGCGCCCGGCGCCAACATGAGCGACTCGGTGGCCTGCTTCGAGGCCACGCACGGCACCGCGCCCCGGTACGCGGGCAAGGACTACGTGAACCCGGGTTCGTCCATCCTCTCGGCCGAGATGATGTTGCGCCACATCGGTTGGAAGGAAGCGGCCAACCTCATCATCGACGCGATGGAAAAGGCCATCCAGACCAAGAAGGTCACCTACGACTTCGCGCGCCTCATGGACGGCGCGATGCAGGTGAGCTGCTCGGGTTTCGGCGAGGTGATGATCGAGCAGATGTGA